One region of Ornithinibacter aureus genomic DNA includes:
- a CDS encoding heme-binding protein, which yields MTGSVPTNPDVRVRAVPERVAAAVAYRGRWTRSAYEHHLDELQDAVVAAGFTPVGPPRFARFDPPFKPWFLRRNEVVQDVSRASQEGPGG from the coding sequence GTGACGGGTTCGGTCCCGACCAACCCGGACGTGCGTGTCCGGGCCGTTCCCGAGCGGGTGGCCGCCGCGGTGGCCTACCGCGGACGGTGGACCCGCTCCGCCTATGAACACCACCTCGATGAGCTGCAGGATGCCGTGGTCGCGGCCGGGTTCACACCTGTCGGGCCACCTCGGTTCGCCCGGTTCGACCCACCGTTCAAGCCGTGGTTCCTCCGGCGCAACGAGGTCGTCCAGGACGTGTCTCGCGCCTCCCAGGAGGGTCCCGGCGGGTAG
- a CDS encoding lycopene cyclase family protein: MAHPATSTPRLDVLVIGGGPAGRAVAGECAGRGLRTALVDPQPDRPFTATYGCWAAELPVDLPASVVAARARGRAVAHRTHALGWQYAVFDVPALRSHLDERLADVVVHAARATHSPGPGRVALEGGGDLTASVVIDAAGRWQPLGGRRPGRPGRPARAEAEQTAYGVVVPAEVAAPLVPSGEALFMDWRPDHGEGGWPTFLYGIPVGGGEVLLVETSLARRPGLPVPVLRRRLLARLARHGIRVPPDARTETVRFPVDHPRHDSPGVLGFGAAAPLVHPATGFSLAAALRLAGPVADAVVAHLDAGPDAGPEAARGRARRSLAPSGEGSSRLSSDRARGPAADAAERGSGVLRRLLRASRAAAVGLPHRS, from the coding sequence ATGGCCCACCCTGCGACCTCGACCCCGCGGCTCGACGTACTCGTCATCGGGGGCGGTCCCGCCGGCCGCGCCGTCGCGGGGGAATGTGCCGGTCGGGGACTGCGCACCGCGCTGGTCGACCCGCAGCCCGACCGGCCCTTCACGGCCACCTACGGGTGCTGGGCGGCCGAGCTTCCCGTGGACCTCCCGGCGTCGGTGGTCGCGGCGCGCGCCCGGGGCCGGGCGGTGGCTCACCGCACCCATGCCCTCGGCTGGCAGTACGCGGTCTTCGACGTGCCCGCCCTGCGGAGCCACCTCGACGAGCGCCTCGCCGACGTCGTCGTCCACGCCGCCCGCGCCACCCATTCGCCCGGTCCTGGGCGCGTGGCGCTGGAGGGCGGCGGCGACCTCACGGCATCCGTCGTCATCGACGCGGCCGGTCGCTGGCAGCCACTCGGCGGCCGCCGGCCGGGGCGCCCCGGCCGGCCCGCGCGGGCCGAGGCCGAGCAGACGGCCTACGGCGTCGTCGTGCCTGCCGAGGTGGCGGCACCGCTCGTCCCCTCGGGTGAGGCGCTCTTCATGGACTGGCGGCCCGACCACGGCGAGGGCGGCTGGCCGACGTTCCTGTACGGCATCCCCGTCGGCGGTGGAGAGGTGCTGCTCGTGGAGACCTCGCTCGCGCGCCGCCCCGGCCTGCCGGTGCCGGTCCTGAGGCGGCGCCTGCTCGCGCGCCTGGCGCGCCATGGCATCCGAGTCCCTCCCGACGCGCGCACCGAGACCGTGCGCTTCCCGGTCGACCACCCGCGGCACGACAGCCCCGGGGTGCTCGGGTTCGGTGCCGCCGCGCCGCTGGTGCACCCGGCGACCGGCTTCAGCCTCGCCGCAGCCCTCCGGCTGGCCGGACCGGTCGCGGATGCCGTTGTCGCTCACCTCGACGCCGGGCCCGACGCCGGGCCCGAGGCCGCTCGCGGCCGCGCGCGACGTAGTCTGGCCCCCTCAGGCGAAGGCAGTTCACGGCTTTCGTCGGATCGGGCTCGAGGCCCTGCTGCGGATGCCGCCGAACGAGGTTCCGGGGTTCTTCGACGTCTTCTTCGAGCTTCCCGAGCAGCAGCGGTGGGACTACCTCACCGGTCGTGA
- a CDS encoding VOC family protein — MLGDHDSIAVIAVNDLDRARTFYEGVLGLTSPRDVPEGVVYTAGSTVFLVYPSSFAGTNRATAMSFQIAPDEFDAEVQTLRKRGVTFTTFEAEGLAWADGVASYGGFKSAWFEDPDGNVLNVETGV, encoded by the coding sequence ATGCTCGGCGACCACGACAGCATTGCCGTCATCGCGGTGAACGACCTGGACCGCGCCCGGACGTTCTACGAGGGGGTGCTGGGCCTCACCAGCCCGCGAGACGTGCCCGAGGGCGTCGTCTACACCGCCGGCTCGACCGTCTTCCTCGTCTACCCGTCCTCGTTCGCCGGGACGAACAGGGCCACGGCGATGTCGTTCCAGATCGCCCCTGACGAGTTCGACGCCGAGGTGCAGACCCTGCGCAAACGGGGTGTCACGTTCACGACCTTCGAGGCCGAGGGCTTGGCCTGGGCTGACGGGGTCGCGTCGTACGGCGGCTTCAAGAGTGCCTGGTTCGAGGACCCGGACGGAAACGTCCTCAACGTCGAGACCGGCGTGTAG
- a CDS encoding polysaccharide biosynthesis protein translates to MYFLLRFDLTLSERVWQGVLLYTGLAIALQVAAGFKFHLYLGRSRLGSFDEVTLLGVIVGGVSALSAAIFILTQPVFSRGAALVIPTLALIIMAAGRWVFRTAVADSHHGNVVGSVPAVIYGAGDAGHQVARLLATSDQASYSVVGFIDDDPGKRYLRVHGQRVLGRGPDLVDVARRTDAEVVILAITQAEPRFIQELADRCARAGLKLVVVPPVREMIDGRVDLDKLRGFNVADLLGRRPVETDLSEIADLVNAKVVLVTGAGGSIGSELARQVRLLGPSRLVLLDRDESALHAVQLLLYGSGLLDSDDLVLCDIRDDAALGRVFARHRPEVVFHAAALKHLPMLERYPEEGWKTNVVGSLNVLRCARESGVGHFVNISTDKAADATSVLGQTKRLAERLTAWYALETGLPYLSVRFGNVLGSRGSVLDAFRAQIERGGPVTVTHPDVTRFFMTIPEACELVLQAGAIGQPGDVLVLDMGEPVRIVDVARRLISESQRDIAIEYTGLRQGEKLHEVLLSGTEQGTPSEHPLITQVSVPSLDPVEVLVDDAAHDHLGDLLRQQMADSAIPQRADAGPADGSP, encoded by the coding sequence GTGTACTTCCTCCTCCGCTTCGACCTGACGCTCTCCGAACGGGTCTGGCAGGGCGTCCTCCTCTACACCGGGCTGGCGATTGCGCTTCAGGTCGCCGCGGGTTTCAAGTTCCACCTGTACCTCGGCCGAAGCCGGCTCGGCAGCTTCGACGAGGTCACCCTCCTGGGCGTCATCGTGGGCGGGGTCAGTGCGCTGTCGGCAGCCATCTTCATCCTGACCCAGCCGGTGTTCTCCCGTGGGGCGGCGCTGGTCATCCCGACGCTGGCGCTGATCATCATGGCGGCAGGCCGTTGGGTGTTCCGCACGGCGGTCGCGGACTCGCACCACGGGAACGTCGTCGGCTCGGTCCCAGCCGTCATCTACGGGGCGGGGGACGCGGGCCACCAGGTGGCACGTCTCCTCGCGACCTCCGATCAGGCCTCCTACTCCGTCGTCGGGTTCATCGACGACGACCCGGGCAAGCGGTACCTGCGGGTCCACGGGCAGCGTGTCCTGGGCCGGGGCCCGGACCTCGTCGACGTCGCGAGAAGGACCGACGCCGAGGTCGTGATCCTCGCCATCACCCAAGCTGAGCCCAGGTTCATCCAGGAGCTGGCCGACAGGTGTGCCCGGGCAGGTCTGAAGCTCGTCGTCGTCCCGCCGGTTCGCGAGATGATCGACGGGCGCGTCGACCTCGACAAGCTGCGCGGGTTCAACGTCGCAGACCTCCTCGGTCGCCGACCCGTGGAGACCGACCTGTCCGAGATCGCCGACCTCGTCAACGCCAAGGTCGTGCTCGTCACCGGGGCCGGTGGGTCGATCGGCTCGGAGCTGGCACGGCAGGTGCGGCTACTCGGGCCGTCTCGCCTCGTCCTGCTCGACCGCGACGAGTCGGCGCTGCACGCTGTCCAACTTCTGCTCTACGGCTCGGGTCTGCTCGACAGCGACGACCTCGTGCTCTGTGACATTCGCGACGATGCGGCGCTCGGCCGCGTCTTCGCCCGGCACCGGCCCGAGGTCGTCTTCCATGCCGCCGCCCTCAAGCACCTCCCGATGCTCGAGCGGTACCCGGAGGAGGGCTGGAAGACCAACGTCGTGGGCTCTCTCAACGTGCTCCGTTGCGCGAGGGAGAGCGGCGTGGGTCACTTCGTCAACATCTCCACGGACAAGGCCGCCGACGCGACGAGCGTGCTGGGCCAGACCAAGCGCCTCGCCGAGCGGCTCACCGCCTGGTACGCCCTCGAGACCGGTCTGCCCTACCTCTCGGTCCGCTTCGGAAACGTCCTCGGCTCGCGCGGGTCGGTGCTCGACGCCTTCCGGGCCCAGATCGAGCGCGGTGGTCCCGTCACGGTCACCCACCCCGACGTCACGCGCTTCTTCATGACCATCCCCGAGGCGTGCGAGCTCGTGCTCCAGGCCGGCGCGATCGGCCAGCCGGGCGATGTCCTCGTGCTCGACATGGGCGAGCCGGTGCGCATCGTCGACGTCGCCCGTCGGCTCATCTCCGAGTCCCAGCGCGACATCGCCATCGAGTACACCGGGCTGCGGCAGGGCGAGAAGTTGCACGAGGTGCTGCTCAGCGGCACCGAGCAGGGCACGCCGAGCGAGCACCCCCTGATCACCCAGGTCTCGGTGCCGTCGCTGGACCCCGTCGAGGTCCTTGTCGACGACGCCGCACACGACCACCTCGGCGACCTCCTCCGGCAGCAGATGGCGGACAGTGCCATTCCGCAGCGCGCCGACGCCGGGCCCGCGGACGGGTCGCCGTGA
- a CDS encoding sensor histidine kinase: MRARTVRVCTALAAVVVLATVVVGVATGSTADVLAGVLSLAAVGVGFVVVREQPTSAVGPAMAWCAAAPLTVVLVEALAQSAEGASLPPGASLAQAISVGIWPLNVAGLVALLLVFPDGRRPGWPWRAVPVLLLSATGATVFALWGSRQVGGEVVGAPSGPARVVAVIVGLALVATCVGLGVASVMQTYRHGDERRRLQVRWLALAGVVAAALLVAGWVAEGLGAPLALAYTPHLVAIVVLVPAAVGVAILRHDLFDVDRLLGDTVSALVTAFASAALFGAVVLVTSRAVGATSEVTTVTAAFVTALFLLPVHRWISSVVGAVVDHDRHVAVAGVERFAADVRAGHREPEEVQAVLRTAQRDPGLTLALVRVDGAWVDPQGVEVPEPYGVTVASGGVPIARIHLDHDTARARRRVADLATAAWVPIEVSRLRLGLRGAVAEAEASRARLVEAVAEERVRLERDLHDGAQQQIVATGMRLRRLQRDLDPVLAAEVDTVVADLEETVRELRRLAHGVRPARLDDGLGPALEAVRAASPVPVDLVVGDLPPADETRTVTAYLVVSEAVANALKHARARRIDVEVGSSGDRIAVEVRDDGVGGAPVDGPASLRDRVASVGGQLSVESVAGRGTTVRAVI; this comes from the coding sequence ATGCGGGCCCGAACCGTGCGGGTGTGCACGGCCTTGGCAGCCGTCGTCGTTCTGGCGACGGTCGTCGTCGGCGTGGCGACGGGATCGACGGCCGACGTCCTCGCCGGTGTTCTCTCCCTCGCGGCGGTCGGGGTCGGGTTCGTGGTGGTGCGGGAGCAGCCGACGTCCGCTGTCGGCCCGGCCATGGCCTGGTGCGCTGCGGCCCCGCTCACGGTCGTGCTCGTCGAGGCGCTCGCGCAGTCGGCTGAGGGCGCTTCGTTGCCACCGGGGGCTTCTCTCGCGCAGGCGATCTCCGTCGGCATCTGGCCGCTCAACGTCGCGGGTCTGGTCGCCCTCCTGCTCGTCTTCCCGGACGGCCGACGCCCCGGGTGGCCGTGGAGGGCAGTCCCGGTACTCCTCCTTTCGGCGACGGGGGCCACCGTGTTCGCCCTGTGGGGCAGCCGCCAGGTCGGGGGCGAGGTGGTCGGCGCCCCGTCAGGGCCGGCTCGTGTCGTCGCGGTCATCGTGGGCCTTGCCCTCGTGGCCACGTGCGTCGGCCTCGGGGTCGCGTCGGTGATGCAGACCTATCGCCACGGTGACGAGCGGCGCCGTCTGCAGGTCAGGTGGCTGGCCCTTGCCGGCGTCGTGGCTGCCGCCCTCCTGGTCGCGGGCTGGGTCGCGGAAGGCCTCGGGGCGCCGCTGGCGCTCGCGTACACACCCCACCTCGTCGCCATCGTCGTGCTGGTGCCGGCAGCCGTGGGCGTCGCGATCCTGCGACACGACCTGTTCGACGTCGACCGCCTGCTGGGTGACACCGTGTCTGCTCTTGTCACCGCGTTCGCGTCGGCTGCGCTGTTCGGTGCGGTCGTGCTCGTCACGAGCCGGGCCGTGGGTGCCACCAGCGAGGTGACGACGGTGACGGCCGCGTTCGTCACAGCCTTGTTCCTGCTGCCCGTGCACCGCTGGATCTCGTCGGTCGTCGGCGCGGTGGTGGACCATGACCGTCACGTCGCCGTGGCCGGGGTCGAGCGCTTCGCGGCTGACGTGCGGGCAGGCCACCGAGAGCCCGAAGAGGTGCAGGCGGTGCTACGGACGGCCCAGCGCGACCCGGGCCTGACCCTGGCGCTCGTGAGGGTCGACGGCGCCTGGGTCGACCCGCAGGGCGTCGAGGTTCCCGAGCCGTATGGGGTGACGGTCGCCTCGGGTGGTGTCCCCATCGCCCGAATCCACCTCGACCACGACACCGCCCGGGCTCGGCGTCGGGTCGCCGACCTCGCGACCGCCGCCTGGGTGCCCATCGAGGTCAGCCGGCTGCGCCTCGGGCTCCGTGGCGCCGTGGCCGAGGCGGAGGCCAGCCGGGCCCGCCTCGTCGAAGCCGTTGCCGAGGAGCGGGTGCGTCTCGAGAGGGACCTCCACGACGGCGCCCAGCAGCAGATCGTCGCGACGGGGATGCGGCTGCGTAGGCTGCAGCGCGATCTGGACCCCGTTCTGGCGGCGGAGGTGGACACGGTCGTCGCGGACCTCGAGGAGACCGTCCGAGAGCTGCGGCGCCTGGCTCACGGGGTGCGACCGGCGCGCCTGGACGACGGACTCGGGCCGGCACTGGAGGCCGTGCGGGCCGCGAGCCCGGTGCCCGTCGACCTGGTCGTCGGTGATCTTCCACCAGCCGACGAGACGCGCACCGTCACCGCCTACCTCGTCGTCTCCGAGGCCGTCGCGAACGCCTTGAAGCACGCCCGCGCACGCCGCATCGACGTCGAGGTCGGGTCATCGGGGGACCGCATCGCGGTGGAGGTGCGTGACGACGGTGTCGGAGGCGCGCCCGTGGACGGACCGGCCTCCCTTCGCGACCGCGTGGCATCCGTGGGGGGCCAGCTCTCGGTCGAGAGCGTCGCGGGCCGGGGCACGACCGTGCGGGCGGTGATCTGA
- a CDS encoding response regulator transcription factor: protein MADDSVLFREGLVRLLEDAGHDVVAAVGDAVLLRSAVAEHEPDLAVVDVRMPPGGTDDGAVAAVELRSAWPGTGMLLLSQHVELRHCLPLLGRPGFGYLLKESVLHLDDFDRALRRVADGGVALDPVVVQALVSGQSAPSVVGLSVREREVLALVAEGLSNARIADQLRVSDRTVEAHMRAVFTKFGLPDDGDTNRRVLAVLAFLEANSRP, encoded by the coding sequence GTGGCAGATGACTCGGTCCTGTTCCGAGAGGGGTTGGTGCGACTGCTCGAGGACGCCGGCCACGACGTCGTCGCAGCAGTCGGCGATGCGGTGCTGTTGCGTTCTGCCGTTGCCGAGCACGAGCCCGACCTCGCCGTCGTCGACGTGCGGATGCCGCCCGGTGGCACCGACGACGGCGCCGTGGCGGCAGTCGAGCTCAGGTCGGCGTGGCCCGGGACCGGCATGCTCCTGCTCTCCCAGCACGTGGAGCTGCGGCACTGCCTGCCCCTGCTCGGGAGGCCGGGATTCGGATACCTGCTCAAGGAGAGCGTCCTGCACCTCGACGACTTCGACCGTGCCCTGCGCCGCGTGGCCGACGGGGGAGTGGCCCTGGACCCCGTCGTCGTCCAGGCGCTCGTGAGCGGCCAGTCCGCACCGTCGGTCGTCGGGCTGAGCGTGCGCGAGCGTGAGGTGCTCGCCCTCGTGGCCGAAGGGCTGTCCAACGCCCGCATCGCCGACCAGCTCCGGGTGTCCGATCGGACGGTCGAGGCCCACATGCGGGCCGTGTTCACCAAGTTCGGCCTCCCGGACGACGGGGACACCAACCGTCGTGTGCTCGCAGTCCTGGCCTTTCTGGAGGCCAACTCCCGGCCGTGA
- a CDS encoding DUF4233 domain-containing protein, protein MTRLPFYGRQGKFTFRLLAITLFGQSIILSFFALVARGNAIAAGRPQEGERLLWIGLGLALLALVASGLIRRPYGITLGWIVQALTWASAVVVTAMIGVALVFTALWLLLLVQGMKVDRIVAEREQSEAGEPAPDAA, encoded by the coding sequence ATGACCCGACTCCCGTTCTACGGCCGTCAGGGAAAGTTCACCTTCCGGCTGCTCGCGATCACCCTGTTCGGACAGTCGATCATCCTGTCGTTCTTCGCCCTGGTCGCCCGTGGCAATGCGATCGCCGCCGGACGCCCGCAGGAGGGGGAGCGCCTCCTGTGGATCGGGCTGGGGCTGGCCCTGCTCGCCCTCGTCGCATCGGGCCTCATCCGCCGGCCCTACGGCATCACCCTCGGCTGGATCGTCCAGGCCCTCACCTGGGCCAGCGCCGTGGTCGTCACGGCGATGATCGGCGTCGCGCTCGTCTTCACGGCGTTGTGGCTGCTGCTGCTCGTGCAGGGGATGAAGGTCGACCGGATCGTCGCCGAGCGTGAGCAGTCAGAAGCCGGCGAACCCGCACCTGACGCGGCCTGA
- the tviB gene encoding Vi polysaccharide biosynthesis UDP-N-acetylglucosamine C-6 dehydrogenase TviB: MSTPLGAVGDAVVAVVGLGYVGLPLAVEFGRLREVIGHDIDSARVKELRDGHDHTLEVPPNELAEASRLRFTDDPADMAPANVYIVTTPTPIDEHNQPDLTPVLSATEAIAHTLRAGDVVIYESTVYPGATEERCVPVLEAVSGLTFNRDFFVGYSPERINPGDREHRLPTIVKVTSGSTPQVADFVDDLYRTIITAGTHRAPSIRVAEAAKVIENTQRDVNIALINELAVLFDRLGIDTEDVLLAAGSKWNFLGFRPGLVGGHCIGVDPYYLTHKAQAVGYHPEIILAGRRINDSMGGYVASQLVKRMTKDGIPVQGSRVLVLGLTFKENTPDLRNSRVVDIIRELEDYDIAVDVLDPWADPQEAKDHYEVDLVPTPEPGAYAGIVIAVAHRQFADMGAARIRELGTPEAHVLYDLKYVLDRDDSDLRL, translated from the coding sequence GTGAGTACGCCGCTCGGCGCCGTGGGGGATGCCGTCGTCGCGGTCGTCGGGCTGGGGTACGTCGGGCTTCCGCTCGCCGTCGAGTTCGGCAGGCTTCGTGAGGTGATCGGCCACGACATCGACAGCGCCCGCGTCAAGGAGCTGCGCGACGGCCACGACCACACCCTCGAGGTCCCCCCGAACGAGCTGGCGGAGGCGTCGCGCCTGCGCTTCACCGACGACCCGGCCGACATGGCGCCGGCGAACGTCTACATCGTCACGACGCCGACGCCCATCGACGAGCACAATCAGCCCGATCTCACCCCGGTCCTGTCCGCGACGGAGGCGATCGCCCACACGCTGCGCGCGGGTGACGTCGTGATCTACGAGTCGACCGTCTACCCGGGCGCCACCGAGGAGCGGTGCGTGCCGGTGCTCGAGGCGGTCTCCGGGCTGACGTTCAACCGTGACTTCTTCGTGGGCTACAGCCCGGAGCGGATCAACCCGGGCGACCGGGAGCACCGCTTGCCGACCATCGTCAAGGTGACCTCGGGGTCCACACCCCAAGTGGCCGACTTCGTCGACGACCTCTACCGCACGATCATCACGGCCGGCACGCACCGCGCGCCGTCGATCCGGGTCGCCGAGGCGGCCAAGGTCATCGAGAACACCCAGCGCGACGTCAACATCGCCCTCATCAACGAGCTCGCGGTGCTCTTCGACCGGCTCGGCATCGACACCGAGGACGTGCTGCTCGCCGCCGGCTCCAAGTGGAACTTCCTGGGCTTCCGCCCCGGCCTCGTCGGGGGTCACTGCATCGGGGTCGACCCGTACTACCTCACCCACAAGGCGCAGGCCGTGGGGTACCACCCCGAGATCATCCTCGCGGGCCGGCGGATCAATGACTCGATGGGCGGCTACGTCGCGTCTCAGCTCGTCAAGAGGATGACGAAGGACGGCATCCCCGTGCAGGGTTCCAGGGTGCTCGTGCTCGGCCTGACCTTCAAGGAGAACACCCCCGACCTGCGCAACTCCCGCGTCGTCGACATCATCCGCGAGCTCGAGGACTACGACATCGCGGTGGACGTGCTCGACCCGTGGGCCGACCCGCAGGAGGCAAAGGACCACTATGAGGTCGACCTGGTCCCCACACCGGAGCCGGGGGCGTATGCCGGCATTGTGATCGCCGTCGCCCACCGCCAGTTCGCCGATATGGGGGCCGCGCGCATTCGCGAGCTCGGCACGCCCGAGGCTCACGTGCTGTACGACCTCAAGTACGTCCTGGACCGGGACGACTCGGACCTGCGCCTGTGA
- the lpdA gene encoding dihydrolipoyl dehydrogenase, producing MADFDVVVLGAGPGGYVAAIRASQLGKKVAVVEKKYWGGVCLNVGCIPSKALIKNAELAHLLTHDKKKYGIEGDATMSYGPTHQRSRQVSDGIVRGVHFLMKKNKIEEIDGWGTLTGPSSMDVALNDGSSRQLTFDHLIIATGATTRMLPGVTVSQNVVTYEEQILDPNLPGSMIIAGSGAIGVEFAYVMKNFGVDVTIVEFLDRMVPTEDADISKELAKHYKKLGVKVMLSTKVEAVEDTGSGVRVTVSPAAGGEQQVLEADKFMSAIGFAARVDGYGLESTGVAVTERGVIDIDEYCRTNVPNVYAIGDCTGKMMLAHVAESMGIVAAETLAGAETMPIDYDFIPRATYCHPQIGSFGYSEAQAKEKGYDVKTATFPFTANGKAMGLGDAVGFVKVVADATHNEILGAHMIGPDVTELLPVLTLAQKWDLTADEVARNVFAHPTLSEAVKEAVEGIVGHMINF from the coding sequence ATGGCTGACTTCGACGTCGTGGTGCTCGGTGCAGGTCCTGGTGGTTACGTCGCGGCGATCCGCGCGTCCCAGCTCGGGAAGAAGGTCGCGGTCGTCGAGAAGAAGTACTGGGGCGGGGTGTGTCTCAACGTCGGGTGCATCCCGAGCAAGGCGCTGATCAAGAACGCCGAGCTCGCCCACCTGCTCACGCACGACAAGAAGAAGTACGGCATCGAGGGCGACGCCACGATGTCCTACGGGCCCACCCACCAGCGCTCGCGCCAGGTCTCCGACGGCATCGTGCGCGGCGTGCACTTCCTCATGAAGAAGAACAAGATCGAGGAGATCGACGGCTGGGGCACCCTCACCGGCCCGTCCTCGATGGACGTCGCGCTCAACGACGGCTCGAGCCGCCAGCTGACCTTCGACCACCTCATCATCGCCACCGGTGCGACCACCCGGATGCTGCCCGGGGTCACCGTCTCGCAGAACGTCGTCACCTACGAGGAGCAGATCCTCGACCCGAACCTGCCCGGCTCGATGATCATCGCCGGGTCCGGGGCGATCGGCGTCGAGTTCGCCTACGTCATGAAGAACTTCGGGGTCGACGTGACGATCGTGGAGTTCCTCGACCGCATGGTGCCCACCGAGGACGCCGACATCTCCAAGGAGCTCGCCAAGCACTACAAGAAGCTCGGTGTCAAGGTCATGCTCTCCACGAAGGTCGAGGCCGTCGAGGACACCGGCTCGGGGGTGCGGGTCACCGTCTCCCCGGCGGCCGGTGGTGAGCAGCAGGTGCTCGAGGCCGACAAGTTCATGTCGGCGATCGGGTTCGCCGCGCGGGTCGACGGCTACGGTCTGGAGTCCACGGGCGTCGCCGTCACCGAGCGCGGCGTCATCGACATCGACGAGTACTGCCGCACCAACGTCCCCAACGTGTACGCCATCGGCGACTGCACGGGGAAGATGATGCTCGCGCACGTCGCCGAATCGATGGGCATCGTCGCCGCCGAGACCTTGGCCGGTGCAGAGACGATGCCGATCGACTACGACTTCATCCCGCGCGCCACGTACTGCCACCCGCAGATCGGGTCGTTCGGCTACTCCGAGGCGCAGGCCAAGGAGAAGGGGTACGACGTCAAGACGGCGACCTTCCCCTTCACGGCCAACGGCAAGGCCATGGGCCTGGGCGACGCCGTCGGCTTCGTCAAGGTCGTCGCCGACGCGACGCACAACGAGATCCTCGGCGCGCACATGATCGGCCCCGACGTCACCGAGCTGCTTCCCGTGCTGACCCTGGCCCAGAAGTGGGACCTCACCGCGGACGAGGTCGCCCGCAACGTCTTCGCGCACCCGACCCTGTCCGAGGCCGTCAAGGAGGCCGTCGAGGGCATCGTCGGCCACATGATCAACTTCTGA
- a CDS encoding SRPBCC family protein — MPVTDITTDVENRTLTITAEFAAPVARVWAMYADARQLEQVWGPPEYPATFVDHELRAGTRTTYYMTSPEGEKFAGYWDITEVVEPQRFAFLDGFAGDDLVPNPALPVSSNVYAFEEVEGATRAVFTGTYETAEGLQTVLDMGVVEGSTSAINQIDAFLA; from the coding sequence ATGCCCGTCACCGACATCACCACCGACGTCGAGAACCGCACCCTCACCATCACGGCGGAGTTCGCGGCCCCCGTTGCCCGCGTCTGGGCGATGTACGCCGACGCCCGCCAGCTCGAGCAGGTCTGGGGTCCGCCCGAGTACCCCGCGACCTTCGTCGACCACGAGCTTCGCGCAGGCACTCGCACGACCTACTACATGACCTCACCGGAGGGCGAGAAGTTCGCCGGCTACTGGGACATCACCGAGGTCGTGGAGCCCCAGCGCTTCGCGTTCCTCGACGGGTTCGCCGGCGACGACCTCGTCCCCAACCCGGCCCTGCCCGTCTCCTCGAACGTCTACGCGTTCGAGGAGGTCGAGGGTGCCACCCGGGCGGTGTTCACCGGCACGTACGAGACCGCCGAAGGGCTGCAGACCGTCCTCGACATGGGCGTCGTCGAAGGATCGACGTCCGCGATCAACCAGATCGACGCCTTCCTCGCCTGA
- the ndk gene encoding nucleoside-diphosphate kinase has product MTTERSLVLVKPDGFARGLTGEVLRRIEAKGYRLVALQVVTPDLERLHAHYAEHEGKPFFEPLVEFMSSGPVTAVVIEGEQCIAGFRALAGATDPTAALPGTIRGDLGRDWGAKVQKNIVHGSDSPESAAREVGIWFPEL; this is encoded by the coding sequence GTGACCACCGAACGCTCCCTCGTCCTTGTCAAGCCCGACGGTTTCGCCCGCGGCCTCACCGGTGAGGTGCTGCGCCGCATCGAGGCCAAGGGGTACCGCCTCGTCGCCCTCCAGGTCGTGACCCCCGACCTCGAGCGCCTGCACGCCCACTACGCCGAGCACGAGGGCAAGCCGTTCTTCGAGCCGCTCGTCGAGTTCATGTCCTCCGGGCCGGTGACCGCCGTCGTCATCGAGGGTGAGCAGTGCATCGCCGGCTTCCGGGCCCTGGCCGGTGCCACCGACCCCACGGCCGCCCTTCCCGGCACGATCCGCGGTGACCTCGGGCGCGACTGGGGCGCCAAGGTGCAGAAGAACATCGTCCACGGCTCGGACTCGCCCGAGTCGGCCGCGCGCGAGGTCGGCATCTGGTTCCCCGAACTCTGA